In Alkalibaculum bacchi, a single genomic region encodes these proteins:
- a CDS encoding BglG family transcription antiterminator encodes MYLNLDERSMEILKVIASQEDIISKDLQEEFHLSRNQLDYSIRKINEYLQLENYDKITRSNKGYFKVDEKIKQFFYEKDNTESKVKYIPVENERVQLIVLMLLSKDYDLSLFHFSDALEISKNTVLRDFSKVREFLAEYSIELNYSRTEGYFLGGKEWDIRKLIRPVVAKIYDFYNGQEALKKYGNMDQAQIEDLQNRIGTIEKKLNIKYNDKRIWTVPYEFAIITKRIQNEKYIDNDFGIKFNELSDTKEYSVINSLFESKKGIEIPSKEKLYITLLLLSLNLAEANAELDISALKQSILEFLDLFEKRSAIVLYHKQELQEKLYLHLRSAVYRIKYNMTMEYPYIDALGKEYKSLYHLVEYSLQPLEDFVGKKFPDQEIMFISIFIGGYLYNKDKAIKNINALVVCPNGVIFSSVLKNQLSGIFPYINFLKSISLSEFNEIKNDMQADIVFSSVPIELNQDVVVIKEPLDETEKKRIENVVFQRLYNISSGNVFTNKIIRIIKKYFELNPDIEFKIVNEIEDTFRSPIQSPKNQRVKEEPNLVDIINFDLIKITDEELNWIEALEKASIPLENGGYINKKYFEAMKSQYENIVPNIVLGSSIIIPHSKPEDGSKKLGMSFLKINKGIPYKDNKKLFYIVVISTTNQRNHINAMLQLYNISMNPNALRELQKAKTADGIYKVLEKYQEVKV; translated from the coding sequence GTGTATCTAAATTTAGATGAGAGAAGTATGGAAATATTAAAAGTAATTGCATCTCAAGAAGATATCATTTCTAAAGACCTACAAGAAGAATTTCACCTAAGTAGAAATCAGCTTGATTACAGTATTCGAAAAATCAACGAATATCTGCAATTAGAAAATTATGATAAAATTACCCGCTCCAATAAAGGCTATTTTAAAGTTGATGAAAAGATAAAGCAGTTTTTTTATGAAAAGGACAATACAGAAAGCAAAGTAAAGTACATACCAGTAGAAAATGAAAGAGTGCAATTAATTGTTCTTATGCTCTTATCAAAAGATTATGATTTGTCCTTGTTTCACTTTTCGGATGCACTAGAGATTAGTAAGAATACTGTGTTAAGAGATTTCAGTAAAGTTAGAGAATTCTTAGCAGAATATAGTATTGAGTTAAATTATTCTAGGACAGAAGGTTATTTCCTAGGCGGTAAGGAATGGGATATTAGAAAACTGATAAGACCTGTAGTAGCTAAAATCTACGATTTCTATAATGGCCAAGAAGCCCTGAAAAAATATGGAAATATGGATCAAGCTCAAATAGAAGACTTACAGAATAGAATAGGGACTATTGAAAAAAAGCTAAACATTAAGTATAACGATAAACGCATTTGGACAGTGCCATATGAATTTGCTATTATAACAAAACGAATCCAAAATGAAAAATATATCGACAATGATTTTGGTATTAAGTTTAATGAGTTGTCTGATACGAAAGAGTACAGCGTAATCAATTCTTTGTTTGAAAGCAAGAAGGGCATTGAAATTCCTAGTAAAGAAAAGCTATATATTACACTGCTACTCCTGTCCTTAAATTTAGCGGAAGCAAATGCTGAATTAGATATTAGTGCATTAAAGCAAAGTATACTAGAATTTCTTGATTTGTTTGAAAAGAGGTCTGCAATTGTTCTTTACCATAAACAAGAGCTACAAGAGAAGTTGTACTTACATCTTCGCTCAGCAGTATATCGGATTAAGTACAATATGACTATGGAATATCCTTATATAGATGCTTTAGGTAAAGAATATAAATCTTTATATCATTTAGTAGAATACTCTTTACAGCCTCTTGAAGATTTTGTAGGAAAAAAGTTTCCTGATCAGGAAATCATGTTTATCTCCATTTTCATCGGAGGGTATTTATACAATAAAGATAAAGCTATAAAAAACATCAACGCACTAGTGGTTTGTCCTAATGGGGTCATCTTCTCTAGTGTATTAAAAAATCAATTATCAGGGATTTTTCCCTATATTAATTTTTTAAAGTCTATATCTTTAAGTGAGTTTAACGAAATAAAGAATGATATGCAAGCAGATATTGTCTTTTCATCCGTACCTATAGAATTAAATCAAGATGTGGTTGTGATTAAAGAACCTCTCGATGAAACGGAAAAAAAGAGAATTGAAAATGTAGTATTCCAAAGACTTTACAATATAAGTAGCGGCAATGTATTTACAAATAAAATCATTCGAATTATAAAAAAGTACTTTGAACTAAATCCAGATATAGAGTTTAAAATTGTCAATGAAATTGAAGATACTTTCCGTTCTCCAATACAAAGTCCTAAAAATCAAAGAGTTAAAGAAGAGCCAAATCTAGTAGATATCATTAATTTTGACTTAATAAAGATTACTGATGAAGAATTAAACTGGATAGAAGCGTTAGAAAAAGCAAGTATACCATTAGAGAATGGAGGATATATTAATAAAAAATATTTCGAAGCTATGAAAAGCCAATATGAAAATATTGTACCTAATATTGTTTTAGGGTCTAGCATCATTATTCCTCACTCTAAGCCTGAAGATGGATCAAAGAAATTAGGGATGAGTTTTCTTAAAATCAATAAGGGAATTCCTTATAAAGATAACAAAAAATTATTTTATATAGTAGTTATATCTACTACAAATCAACGAAATCACATTAATGCAATGCTACAATTGTACAATATTTCTATGAATCCAAATGCATTAAGAGAGTTGCAAAAGGCAAAAACTGCTGATGGTATATACAAAGTTTTAGAAAAATATCAAGAAGTAAAAGTATAA
- a CDS encoding RyR domain-containing protein → MKGMKIVVTGDVCINTLQWIGPPPNHQGLDWQKHYNVKNVSKGGEALLLSDLIRLSTGLEVLSPKLENGDLDFIQSTVELELFSKYVNNSSEKVYRVNRFSGFTGPSCGLTRLLPVLEDDPFAKLVIIDDEGNGFSNNKKYWPKSLEQENHFPIVFYKMNKPAGTSEMWYHLERKHWENTVVIINSEDIRSQGVNISKSLSWERTAEDFVWQLNNNPSLIFLTKCRHLVVPFGLEGCIYYQNNGSSQSQLYFLPYEIEDNLGKSLQGKMYGLTSCFVAALARSVAAEPIILNKLDQYIGEGIKEGIVAARNYFIEGFGNRLDELHFPISSIFHENNKKFIIKEHVQEVKIPNLTQKRSQDLWYILNDKSSTSLAEIAYDIVKNGEDQALRYIPFARFGSLKVIDRIEIESYRSIKNLMREYIDNKNTVRPLSIAVFGTPGSGKSYGITEVAASIAPDKIIKLTFNLSQFTSTDDLIRAFHRARDYSLLGKLPLMIFDEFDSEFKGKLGWLKYLLAPMQDGLFREGDSEHPIGKAIFVFAGGTSSTFNEFCGETIDNPDEQVRFTKSFRNSKGLDFISRLRGYVNILGPNPVSEQDELYVIRRAMVLRSLIKIKTSHLIDKKGVAQIDNGVLRAMLKVPRFKHETRSMEAILDMSMLNEAKKWEQSYLPSKEQLKLHVDEEQFMRCLMHDAFFSEKTETLACFLFNKYNEISENVMSWQAISEAHRNFYFDLARNLPDSMFSINYDIASVNERPVPIIFDKVEVETLAKYEHGRWLLHKKNRGWEYGEILDENKKTSPFITSYNLLPVNKRKQIIQFVSSWSEALAFVNFKLESRRK, encoded by the coding sequence ATGAAGGGCATGAAAATCGTTGTGACTGGAGATGTGTGTATAAATACACTTCAATGGATTGGACCACCACCAAATCATCAAGGTCTTGATTGGCAAAAACATTACAATGTAAAGAACGTTTCAAAAGGTGGGGAAGCACTGCTTTTATCGGATTTAATCAGATTGTCCACTGGTTTAGAGGTATTGAGTCCAAAGCTTGAGAATGGGGACTTAGACTTTATTCAATCTACTGTAGAATTAGAACTATTTTCAAAGTATGTAAATAATAGCTCTGAAAAAGTATATAGGGTCAACCGATTTTCGGGTTTTACTGGTCCCTCATGTGGACTAACAAGATTACTGCCTGTACTAGAGGATGATCCATTTGCAAAATTAGTGATTATTGATGATGAAGGCAATGGTTTTAGTAACAATAAAAAATATTGGCCTAAGTCTTTAGAGCAGGAAAATCATTTTCCCATTGTCTTTTATAAGATGAATAAACCTGCTGGAACCAGTGAAATGTGGTATCACCTTGAAAGGAAGCACTGGGAAAACACAGTTGTCATCATCAACTCAGAGGATATTCGGTCTCAGGGCGTGAATATTAGCAAGAGTTTGTCTTGGGAGAGGACCGCAGAGGATTTTGTATGGCAACTGAACAATAATCCAAGCCTTATTTTCCTTACAAAATGTAGACATTTAGTCGTACCTTTTGGTTTAGAAGGTTGTATTTATTATCAAAATAATGGGTCTTCTCAGTCTCAACTCTATTTTTTGCCTTATGAAATTGAAGACAATTTAGGGAAAAGTTTGCAGGGTAAGATGTATGGCTTAACTTCATGTTTTGTGGCTGCTCTTGCCCGTTCTGTAGCAGCAGAACCAATAATCTTAAATAAATTAGACCAATATATAGGTGAGGGGATTAAAGAAGGGATAGTAGCTGCTCGTAATTATTTTATTGAAGGTTTTGGAAACCGTTTGGACGAACTTCATTTTCCTATTTCCTCTATATTCCATGAAAACAATAAAAAATTTATCATCAAAGAACATGTACAAGAAGTAAAAATTCCAAATTTGACACAAAAGCGTTCACAGGATTTGTGGTATATTCTCAACGATAAAAGCTCTACGAGTTTAGCTGAAATCGCATACGATATCGTAAAAAATGGAGAAGATCAAGCTCTTAGATATATTCCTTTTGCCAGATTTGGAAGTTTAAAGGTAATTGACCGAATAGAGATAGAAAGCTATCGGAGCATTAAAAATCTTATGAGAGAATATATCGATAATAAAAATACTGTTAGACCTTTATCAATTGCTGTTTTTGGTACTCCCGGATCAGGTAAATCCTATGGTATAACAGAAGTTGCAGCAAGTATTGCCCCTGATAAAATCATCAAGCTCACTTTTAATTTGTCTCAATTTACTTCTACGGATGATCTTATAAGAGCCTTCCATAGAGCTAGAGACTACTCTTTACTTGGGAAATTGCCTTTGATGATTTTTGATGAATTTGATTCAGAGTTTAAAGGGAAATTAGGCTGGTTAAAGTACTTGCTAGCGCCTATGCAAGATGGTTTATTTAGAGAAGGAGACTCAGAACATCCTATCGGAAAGGCTATATTTGTCTTTGCAGGAGGGACAAGTTCTACATTTAATGAATTTTGTGGTGAGACCATCGATAATCCAGATGAACAAGTCCGATTTACAAAGAGCTTTAGAAATTCAAAAGGTCTTGACTTTATCAGTCGCCTTCGCGGATATGTAAATATTTTAGGACCTAATCCTGTATCAGAACAAGATGAACTTTACGTTATTAGAAGGGCCATGGTTCTCAGATCTTTAATTAAGATAAAAACGTCTCATCTTATTGATAAAAAAGGAGTAGCTCAAATAGACAATGGTGTACTAAGAGCGATGTTAAAAGTTCCAAGATTTAAACACGAAACTCGCTCTATGGAAGCCATATTAGATATGAGTATGCTCAACGAGGCAAAAAAATGGGAACAATCCTATTTGCCTTCAAAAGAACAGTTGAAACTTCATGTAGATGAAGAACAGTTTATGAGGTGTTTGATGCACGATGCGTTTTTTAGTGAAAAAACAGAAACCCTTGCCTGTTTTCTATTTAATAAATACAATGAAATCAGTGAAAATGTGATGTCGTGGCAGGCAATCAGTGAAGCTCATAGAAACTTTTATTTCGATTTAGCTAGGAATTTACCTGATTCCATGTTTTCTATTAATTACGATATTGCATCTGTAAATGAGCGCCCTGTTCCAATTATATTTGATAAAGTGGAAGTAGAGACCTTAGCAAAATACGAACACGGAAGATGGCTCCTCCATAAGAAGAATAGAGGTTGGGAGTATGGTGAGATTTTAGATGAAAATAAAAAGACAAGCCCCTTCATTACATCTTATAATCTACTGCCCGTAAATAAAAGAAAGCAAATTATTCAATTTGTAAGCAGTTGGTCTGAAGCCTTAGCTTTTGTAAACTTTAAATTAGAGTCACGGAGAAAATAA
- the crcB gene encoding fluoride efflux transporter CrcB yields MIHIFLVGIGGFLGAIARYSVTKHLNSKSPLIIPIGTLTVNLLGAFLLGIITGASVNRVIVLLFGTGFMGAFTTFSTLKLEMIQLYRNKQKKEFTLYTIITYGFGIILAYFGYLIGSILF; encoded by the coding sequence ATGATACATATATTCCTGGTCGGAATTGGTGGTTTTTTAGGAGCAATTGCTCGATATTCCGTTACTAAACATCTAAATAGTAAATCACCATTAATAATCCCAATAGGGACTCTAACAGTCAATTTATTAGGAGCGTTTCTCTTGGGAATAATAACTGGAGCAAGTGTTAATAGAGTGATCGTTCTTTTGTTTGGGACAGGGTTTATGGGAGCTTTTACTACATTTTCTACTCTGAAACTAGAAATGATACAATTGTATCGTAATAAACAAAAAAAGGAATTTACTCTTTATACAATAATTACATATGGGTTTGGGATAATTCTTGCTTACTTTGGTTATTTGATTGGTAGTATCCTTTTTTAA
- the crcB gene encoding fluoride efflux transporter CrcB, translated as MVYFLVGVAGTFGAILRYLIGVSLLTNSLFPYATLSINLIGSFLLTWLTTRLLKKTSWPSHITTAIGTGFVGSFTTFSTLSVETVKLFQNGAILLGLLYVFVSIVGGLLMSRLGFNIVGEEVQKS; from the coding sequence ATGGTTTATTTTTTAGTAGGCGTTGCAGGAACTTTTGGAGCTATTTTAAGGTATTTGATAGGCGTTTCATTACTCACGAATAGTTTGTTCCCCTATGCAACATTAAGCATTAATCTAATCGGAAGTTTTTTATTGACTTGGCTAACAACAAGATTATTGAAGAAGACTTCTTGGCCGTCTCATATAACGACAGCAATCGGAACGGGATTTGTTGGTTCATTTACCACTTTTTCAACTTTAAGTGTAGAAACCGTTAAACTGTTTCAAAATGGAGCAATATTATTGGGTCTTCTTTATGTTTTTGTAAGTATTGTGGGAGGATTATTAATGAGTAGATTAGGATTTAATATAGTTGGTGAGGAGGTACAAAAATCGTGA
- the glmS gene encoding glutamine--fructose-6-phosphate transaminase (isomerizing), with product MCGIVGYIGNKKATEVLINGLSRLEYRGYDSAGVAVSQGGKIHTKKRKGRLKVLEDLMEKEPLEGTVGIGHTRWATHGEPSDVNSHPHANADHSIVIVHNGIIENYMELKEKLIIKGYRFLSDTDTEVIAHLLDSLYQGDMVKAVREATTYLKGSYALGVLCHSEPDKIIAVRKDSPLVIGVGDNENFIASDIPAILNYTRNVYLLDDKEIAILTKERVIVLDQHGEEAGKQIFKVDWDAADAEKGGYEHFMLKEIHEQPKALRDTLTSRLYDDKKEIVLDKIKLGKEELDKINRIYIVACGTAYHAGLIGKYSIEKYARIPVEADIASEFRYRNPIIDEKTLLILISQSGETADTLAAMRLAKQKGARVMAVTNVVGSSVSREADDVLYTWAGPEIAVASTKAYTTQLACMYMIALHLGMLKGTVNEEELTKIQESLKASPEMVEKVIKKESAIKEFAYDKFNVRDVFFLGRGSDYYASLEGSLKMKEISYIHSEAYPAGELKHGPIALIEEGTVVIALCTQTELLEKMMSNIKEVKARGAYVVALAKESDKAIEKEADKVFYIPDTQDDIAPIPTVVILQILAYYLSVARGCDVDKPRNLAKSVTVE from the coding sequence ATGTGTGGTATCGTAGGATATATTGGAAATAAAAAGGCAACAGAAGTACTGATTAACGGATTAAGTAGATTAGAATATAGAGGTTATGACTCAGCCGGTGTTGCTGTTAGCCAGGGCGGAAAAATACATACAAAAAAGCGTAAAGGTAGATTAAAAGTATTAGAAGATCTTATGGAAAAAGAGCCCTTAGAAGGGACCGTTGGGATTGGGCACACTAGATGGGCTACTCATGGGGAGCCATCAGATGTAAATTCTCATCCCCATGCCAATGCAGATCACTCTATAGTAATCGTTCATAACGGAATCATTGAAAACTATATGGAGCTAAAGGAAAAACTCATAATAAAGGGGTATCGGTTTTTATCCGATACAGATACAGAGGTGATTGCTCATTTATTAGATAGTTTATATCAAGGGGATATGGTAAAAGCTGTTAGAGAAGCAACTACTTATTTAAAGGGCTCCTATGCCTTAGGAGTTTTGTGTCACAGTGAGCCAGACAAGATCATAGCAGTGAGAAAAGACAGTCCTTTGGTTATTGGTGTTGGAGACAATGAAAACTTCATAGCATCTGATATTCCAGCAATTTTAAATTATACGAGAAATGTGTATTTATTAGATGACAAGGAAATTGCGATCTTGACAAAAGAGAGAGTGATTGTATTAGATCAACATGGAGAAGAAGCAGGAAAACAAATCTTTAAAGTAGACTGGGATGCTGCAGATGCAGAAAAAGGTGGCTACGAGCACTTTATGCTAAAGGAAATTCACGAACAACCAAAAGCATTAAGAGATACTTTGACTTCTAGACTTTATGATGATAAAAAAGAAATTGTATTAGATAAGATCAAATTAGGAAAAGAAGAATTAGATAAAATAAATCGAATCTATATTGTAGCATGTGGCACTGCATACCACGCTGGATTAATTGGAAAATATTCTATTGAAAAATACGCTAGAATTCCTGTTGAAGCAGATATTGCTTCAGAATTTAGATATAGAAACCCGATTATCGACGAGAAAACCTTGTTAATTCTCATTAGTCAATCAGGAGAAACTGCGGATACTTTAGCAGCCATGAGATTAGCAAAGCAAAAGGGGGCTCGAGTGATGGCAGTTACCAATGTAGTAGGAAGCTCTGTTTCTAGGGAAGCAGACGATGTACTCTACACATGGGCAGGACCAGAAATTGCCGTAGCTTCTACAAAAGCCTATACCACTCAATTAGCGTGTATGTATATGATTGCCTTACATTTAGGAATGTTAAAGGGAACTGTTAATGAAGAGGAACTGACTAAAATCCAGGAGTCTTTAAAGGCTAGCCCTGAAATGGTTGAGAAAGTCATTAAAAAAGAAAGTGCCATTAAAGAATTTGCGTACGACAAATTTAATGTAAGGGATGTGTTCTTCTTAGGAAGAGGTTCAGACTACTACGCTAGTTTAGAGGGCTCTTTAAAGATGAAAGAAATCTCCTATATTCATTCAGAAGCTTATCCAGCAGGAGAGCTAAAACATGGCCCTATTGCATTAATAGAAGAAGGAACGGTGGTTATAGCCCTTTGTACTCAAACAGAATTGCTTGAGAAGATGATGAGCAATATTAAAGAAGTAAAAGCTAGAGGAGCTTATGTTGTAGCCTTAGCCAAAGAAAGCGATAAAGCAATAGAAAAGGAAGCAGATAAAGTCTTCTACATTCCTGATACACAAGACGATATTGCGCCTATTCCTACAGTAGTAATATTACAAATACTAGCTTATTATTTGTCTGTAGCGAGAGGATGCGATGTAGATAAGCCAAGAAACCTTGCTAAGTCTGTTACAGTAGAATAG
- the rpoN gene encoding RNA polymerase factor sigma-54 produces MRLNTSQGLAQQQKQILTTQMRHSLQILEMPIVDLKMDISKKVEENPLLEAHYEADHPRQDELEKLIRDGKRTEKEYSFSDTIHYNPDKDVDPLNFVTIDKTLKDFLKEQLVDVKESHEIKSICIYIIENLDKRGYLSDSVENIAKDLHCSLQDVEYALQCIQQFEPDGIAARNLIECLEIQIAKKGIEDEKLTEIIQYHLHLIAENKLKNIATLLNISMEEVQEYISIIKDFEPKPSRGFFTGDEDIYIIPEAYIEIIDGEVVLILNDKLLPTLAINQYYATIAKEKADKEANRYVKEKLNDAKVFIKAVDLRKDTISQVLQYIVEKQGEYFCNGLQYLKPMSIGEVAEQLHLSESTISRAIKEKYILTPHGMVKIRDLFTSGIKSTGNKDDLISTNSIMFQIKEFIDAEDKYCPLSDEAIAKALKENGVKIARRTVAKYREELEIPSSSKRKQYK; encoded by the coding sequence ATGAGATTAAATACAAGCCAAGGACTTGCTCAACAACAAAAACAAATATTGACCACGCAAATGCGACATTCCTTGCAAATTTTAGAAATGCCAATTGTGGATTTAAAGATGGATATTTCAAAAAAAGTAGAAGAAAATCCTCTTCTAGAAGCTCATTATGAAGCAGATCATCCGAGACAGGATGAATTAGAAAAGCTTATTCGGGATGGGAAAAGGACTGAGAAAGAGTATTCTTTTTCGGATACGATTCATTATAATCCTGATAAAGATGTAGACCCTCTCAATTTTGTCACAATAGATAAAACATTAAAAGATTTTTTGAAAGAGCAGCTCGTAGATGTAAAAGAATCTCATGAGATAAAGAGTATTTGCATTTATATCATCGAAAATCTTGATAAACGAGGATATTTAAGTGATAGCGTAGAGAATATAGCAAAGGATTTACACTGTAGCCTTCAGGATGTAGAATACGCATTACAATGTATACAACAGTTTGAGCCAGATGGTATAGCTGCCAGGAATTTAATAGAATGCTTAGAAATACAAATCGCTAAAAAAGGTATAGAAGATGAAAAATTAACAGAGATTATTCAATATCATCTTCATCTAATAGCGGAGAATAAACTTAAGAACATTGCAACTTTACTTAACATAAGTATGGAAGAGGTGCAAGAGTATATAAGTATTATTAAAGATTTTGAGCCAAAGCCTTCAAGGGGTTTTTTTACTGGCGATGAAGATATATATATTATTCCTGAAGCCTATATTGAGATTATTGATGGAGAAGTGGTTTTAATACTCAATGATAAACTACTGCCTACATTAGCTATTAATCAATACTATGCTACTATAGCAAAAGAAAAAGCAGATAAAGAAGCAAATCGATATGTAAAAGAAAAATTAAATGATGCTAAGGTTTTTATTAAAGCTGTTGATTTAAGAAAGGACACCATCTCCCAGGTTTTGCAGTATATAGTAGAGAAACAAGGAGAATATTTTTGTAATGGTTTGCAGTATTTAAAACCTATGTCCATAGGAGAGGTTGCAGAACAGCTTCATTTAAGCGAATCTACTATTAGTCGAGCAATTAAAGAAAAGTACATACTAACTCCACATGGAATGGTTAAAATAAGGGATTTGTTTACTAGTGGTATAAAATCTACTGGAAATAAAGACGACTTGATTTCGACTAATTCGATCATGTTTCAAATAAAAGAGTTCATTGATGCAGAAGACAAGTACTGTCCCTTATCTGACGAAGCTATTGCTAAAGCTTTAAAAGAAAATGGCGTAAAAATTGCAAGGAGAACAGTAGCTAAATATCGAGAAGAATTAGAGATTCCTTCTTCTAGTAAAAGAAAACAATACAAATAG